One Nicotiana sylvestris chromosome 12, ASM39365v2, whole genome shotgun sequence genomic window carries:
- the LOC138883156 gene encoding uncharacterized protein — MNATRTDWAKKLDDALWAYHTVFKTPIGMSPYKFVFGKACYLPVELEHKALWALRHLNLDMETTSTIRITGLHELEEFSGAVEIESEDGTNKFTVKGQRLKYYLGMAEEKGDRVVITLEEPQYTNEE, encoded by the exons ATGAATGCAACAAGGACTGATTGGGCGAAGAAGctggatgatgcattgtgggcgtACCACACAGTattcaaaactccaattggcaTGTCACCGTACAAGTTTGTTTTTGGAAAGGCATGCTACCTTCCGGTAGAGCTCGAACATAAAGCACTTTGGGCATTGCGACATTTGAATTTGGATATGGAGACAACAAGCACCATCAGAATCACTGGGTTACATGAGCTCGAGGAATTCAG TGGAGCTGTGGAGATTGAATCAGAAGATGGGACAAATAAGTTCACGGTGAAAGGGCAAAGGCTGAAATATTACCTTGGCATGGCTGAAGAAAAAGGGGATAGAGTGGTAATAACTTTGGAAGAGCCCCAGTACACGAATGAGGAGTGA